A window of Hymenobacter aerilatus contains these coding sequences:
- a CDS encoding M28 family metallopeptidase, whose protein sequence is MKNVVLPLLGVLACSAPALAQQAEKVDQAMVAKIKDEGMNRSKVMETAFYLTDVSGPRLANSPGLMRASEWAKKQLTDWGLAKANIEAWGDFGRGWEIEKSYVAMTKPYYQAMLGTPKAWTPSTNGPVKKQVVLVKVGSEADLDKYKGQLRDKVIITEVTSMPKLGLEPDARRYTDEELQKMAAPVAADATPRRPSMTDEQREIMRARAALRSKLAPFFISEGAAAVLSNPRGGSVGTYFTSNGAPYAADAQPVLPELEMATEDQLRMVRLVEAGIPVEVELETKTKFQTQDLKGYNVVAEIPGTDRKLKNEIVMLGGHLDSWHAATGATDNAAGCAIMMEAVRILEALKVKPRRTIRIALWSAEEQGLHGSKNYVKNHFADPATMQLKPEHEKLAAYFNLDNGAGKIRGIYAQGNEGVMPIFASWLQPLNDLGATTVTARTTGGTDHLSFDAVGLPGFQFIQDPLDYGTRTHHTNMDTYERLPPEDLKQASVVVATFVYNAAMRDQKLPRKALSTAKTVGQR, encoded by the coding sequence ATGAAAAACGTAGTACTACCCCTGCTGGGCGTGCTGGCGTGCAGTGCCCCGGCGCTGGCGCAACAGGCCGAAAAGGTAGATCAGGCCATGGTCGCCAAGATCAAAGATGAAGGCATGAACCGCTCCAAGGTGATGGAAACGGCCTTCTATCTGACCGATGTGAGCGGCCCGCGCTTGGCTAACTCACCTGGCCTGATGCGCGCCAGCGAGTGGGCCAAAAAGCAGCTCACCGACTGGGGCCTCGCCAAGGCTAACATCGAGGCGTGGGGTGATTTTGGTCGGGGCTGGGAAATTGAAAAGTCCTACGTAGCCATGACCAAGCCCTACTATCAGGCTATGCTGGGCACGCCGAAGGCCTGGACGCCCTCCACCAACGGCCCCGTCAAAAAGCAAGTGGTGCTGGTGAAAGTGGGTTCGGAGGCTGATCTGGACAAATACAAAGGCCAGCTGCGCGATAAGGTGATTATAACCGAAGTAACCTCCATGCCGAAGCTGGGCCTGGAGCCCGATGCCCGCCGCTACACCGATGAGGAGCTGCAAAAAATGGCCGCGCCCGTAGCCGCCGACGCTACCCCCCGCCGCCCCTCCATGACCGACGAGCAACGCGAAATCATGCGCGCCCGCGCCGCGCTGCGCAGCAAGCTGGCACCGTTCTTCATTAGCGAAGGCGCCGCTGCCGTGCTCAGCAACCCCCGCGGTGGCTCGGTAGGCACCTACTTCACCAGCAACGGCGCCCCCTACGCCGCCGATGCTCAGCCGGTGCTACCCGAGCTGGAAATGGCCACCGAAGACCAACTACGCATGGTTCGGTTGGTAGAGGCAGGCATTCCGGTGGAAGTGGAGCTGGAAACCAAAACCAAGTTTCAGACCCAGGACCTGAAGGGCTACAACGTGGTAGCCGAAATCCCCGGCACCGACCGGAAGCTGAAAAACGAAATCGTGATGCTGGGTGGCCACCTCGACTCCTGGCACGCCGCCACCGGCGCCACCGACAACGCCGCTGGCTGCGCCATCATGATGGAAGCCGTTCGCATCCTGGAAGCTCTGAAAGTGAAGCCCCGCCGCACCATTCGCATTGCGCTGTGGAGCGCCGAGGAACAAGGATTGCACGGCTCCAAAAACTACGTGAAAAACCACTTCGCCGACCCTGCTACCATGCAGCTCAAGCCCGAGCACGAGAAGCTGGCGGCCTACTTCAACCTCGACAATGGTGCCGGTAAAATCCGTGGTATCTATGCCCAGGGCAACGAGGGCGTGATGCCCATCTTCGCCTCCTGGCTCCAGCCCCTCAACGACTTGGGCGCTACCACCGTTACGGCCCGCACCACCGGCGGCACCGACCACCTGTCGTTTGACGCGGTGGGCCTGCCTGGCTTTCAGTTCATCCAGGACCCACTCGACTACGGCACGCGTACCCACCACACCAACATGGACACCTACGAGCGCCTACCCCCCGAAGACCTCAAGCAGGCTTCGGTGGTAGTAGCCACCTTCGTATATAACGCCGCCATGCGCGACCAAAAGCTACCCCGCAAAGCCCTATCCACTGCCAAGACAGTAGGTCAGCGGTAA
- a CDS encoding carbohydrate-binding protein yields the protein MKNTLTKLLGAALCLAGPVAVQAQTYQQVWADEFTNGISSSWKFETGGGGWGNNEKQYYQAANATVANGILQITARKQTVGGMPYTSARMITKGIKEFTYGKMEARIKVPLGQGLWPAFWMLGGNIDQVSWPRCGEIDIMEHINSENKIYGTPHWDSNGHAEYGGNTSLDLSGYHVYSVEWDASAIRWFVDGVKYHEMSILNNVGSTEEFHRPFFLLLNLAVAGNWPGQTVDESKLPATMYVDYVRVYQKTGGTTTPTSTTIQAESYGSMNGVQLENTTDTGGGQNVAYIDAGDWMAYNNVSFPTSGAYKIEYRVASPSGATLSSDLNAGSTQLGNVSIPATGGWQNWTTVSQTVNVNAGTYNFGVFAQTGGWNFNWLRITKVTTATLSAAATAKDGGAAAATLPTSLGVEVYPNPRAAGTPLLLRLQNPDPTTPLTVRVTNANGQQVWQQTTSESTLDLGKKATLPSGVYMVQVSSATEKVVKKLVVL from the coding sequence ATGAAAAACACGCTTACCAAACTTCTGGGCGCTGCACTATGCTTAGCTGGCCCAGTGGCCGTGCAGGCCCAAACCTACCAGCAGGTGTGGGCCGATGAGTTTACCAACGGCATCAGCTCCAGCTGGAAATTTGAAACCGGCGGTGGCGGCTGGGGCAACAATGAGAAGCAGTATTATCAGGCCGCCAATGCTACGGTAGCCAACGGCATCTTACAAATCACGGCCCGGAAGCAGACGGTAGGCGGCATGCCCTACACCTCGGCTCGCATGATTACCAAGGGCATCAAGGAGTTCACCTACGGCAAGATGGAGGCCCGCATCAAGGTACCGCTGGGCCAAGGCCTGTGGCCGGCGTTTTGGATGCTGGGCGGCAACATCGACCAAGTAAGCTGGCCTCGTTGCGGTGAAATCGACATCATGGAGCACATCAACTCCGAAAATAAAATCTACGGCACGCCGCACTGGGACAGCAATGGCCACGCCGAATACGGCGGCAACACCTCCCTCGACCTCTCGGGCTACCATGTGTACTCGGTGGAGTGGGACGCCAGCGCCATCCGCTGGTTTGTGGATGGCGTGAAGTACCACGAGATGAGCATTCTCAACAACGTGGGTAGTACCGAGGAATTTCACCGACCGTTTTTCTTGCTGCTGAACCTGGCTGTGGCCGGCAACTGGCCCGGCCAGACCGTAGACGAAAGCAAGCTGCCCGCTACCATGTATGTCGACTACGTGCGGGTATACCAGAAAACCGGCGGTACCACGACGCCTACCTCCACTACCATTCAGGCTGAGAGCTACGGCAGCATGAACGGCGTGCAGCTGGAAAACACCACCGATACGGGCGGCGGCCAGAACGTAGCCTACATCGACGCCGGCGACTGGATGGCCTACAACAACGTGAGCTTCCCTACTTCCGGCGCCTACAAGATTGAGTACCGCGTGGCCAGCCCCAGTGGCGCTACCCTGTCGTCGGACCTAAACGCAGGCTCCACCCAACTCGGAAATGTGAGCATTCCGGCCACGGGCGGCTGGCAGAACTGGACCACCGTGTCGCAGACCGTGAACGTGAATGCGGGCACCTACAACTTCGGCGTGTTTGCCCAAACCGGCGGCTGGAACTTCAACTGGCTACGCATCACAAAGGTGACAACGGCTACCCTCTCTGCCGCAGCCACTGCCAAAGACGGCGGCGCGGCAGCCGCTACCTTGCCTACCTCGCTGGGCGTAGAGGTGTACCCTAACCCGCGGGCGGCGGGCACGCCGCTGCTACTGCGCTTGCAAAACCCTGACCCAACTACCCCGCTCACGGTGCGCGTTACCAATGCAAACGGGCAGCAGGTGTGGCAGCAAACTACTTCCGAAAGCACCTTAGATCTAGGTAAAAAAGCTACCCTACCCAGTGGCGTGTATATGGTGCAGGTGTCTAGTGCTACGGAAAAGGTAGTGAAGAAGCTGGTGGTACTATAA
- a CDS encoding L-rhamnose mutarotase produces MGYPEKPHPTPYKRYCKALSLQPNPELLATYRKLHSPEGVWPEIAQGMREVGILHMEIYLVDNQAFMIMDTVPDFDHDTAMQTLATKPRQAEWEAVVSACQQTTATATAAEKWRLMERIYTMDV; encoded by the coding sequence ATGGGATACCCTGAAAAACCCCACCCTACCCCTTACAAACGCTACTGCAAAGCCCTTAGCCTCCAGCCCAATCCGGAACTGCTGGCTACTTACCGGAAACTGCACTCCCCCGAGGGCGTTTGGCCCGAAATAGCGCAGGGAATGCGGGAGGTGGGCATCCTGCACATGGAAATCTACCTAGTCGATAATCAAGCCTTTATGATTATGGACACTGTGCCTGACTTCGACCACGATACCGCTATGCAAACCCTGGCCACCAAGCCTCGGCAGGCCGAGTGGGAAGCCGTGGTATCGGCATGCCAGCAAACTACCGCCACGGCCACCGCCGCCGAAAAGTGGCGCCTGATGGAGCGCATCTACACCATGGACGTATAG
- a CDS encoding dienelactone hydrolase family protein, which translates to MDQRIINLFDEYTHAPLSRKEFLERLTKLVGSTALAATALAALEPGYAQAATIDTTADDLLTETVTWPGAAGVTMKGYLAQPKKKKKRGAVVVIHENRGLTPHIQDVTRRVAQAGYLALGVDALSEFGGTPANEDEGRQLIGKLDADKTLQNYLAALAYLRARPDCNGRTGCVGFCWGGAMANKLATHDPKLDAAVAYYGTQPKAEDVPNIKARLLLHYAGLDERVNAGIPAYEAALKAANIPYQLYVYEGVNHAFNNDTSPARYNAAAAQLAWQRTLELFKKQLG; encoded by the coding sequence ATGGATCAGCGCATTATCAATCTATTTGATGAATACACCCACGCCCCGCTCTCGCGCAAGGAGTTTCTGGAGCGGCTAACCAAGCTGGTGGGTAGCACGGCGCTGGCCGCCACGGCCCTGGCCGCCCTGGAGCCCGGCTACGCTCAAGCCGCTACTATAGACACCACCGCTGACGACTTACTGACGGAAACCGTGACGTGGCCTGGCGCGGCCGGCGTGACCATGAAGGGCTACCTGGCGCAGCCGAAGAAAAAGAAGAAGCGCGGGGCGGTGGTGGTGATTCACGAAAACCGAGGCTTGACGCCGCATATTCAGGACGTGACGCGGCGCGTGGCTCAGGCCGGCTACCTAGCTCTGGGTGTAGATGCGCTGTCGGAGTTTGGCGGCACGCCGGCCAACGAGGACGAGGGCCGCCAGCTCATTGGCAAGCTCGACGCCGACAAAACCCTCCAAAACTACCTGGCGGCCCTCGCCTACCTGCGCGCTCGTCCCGACTGCAACGGCCGCACCGGCTGCGTAGGCTTCTGCTGGGGCGGCGCTATGGCCAACAAGCTCGCTACCCACGACCCCAAGCTGGACGCAGCCGTGGCGTACTACGGCACCCAGCCTAAGGCCGAAGATGTGCCCAACATCAAAGCTCGCCTGTTGCTGCACTACGCCGGCCTGGACGAGCGAGTAAATGCCGGCATCCCGGCCTACGAGGCCGCCCTGAAGGCCGCCAACATTCCCTACCAGCTCTACGTGTACGAGGGTGTGAACCACGCCTTCAACAACGACACCTCCCCGGCCCGCTACAATGCCGCTGCTGCGCAGCTGGCCTGGCAACGCACGCTGGAGCTGTTCAAAAAGCAGCTGGGCTAA
- a CDS encoding carboxylesterase/lipase family protein, with protein MKLFVFAALLAVPLVPATAIAQTKTAPATDLTRNRVQTANGPLEGATAASGIHEFKGVPFAAPPIGGLRWREPQPVKNWTTVRSAKQFGPRAMQLPLFGDMNFRSDGVSEDCLYLNVWTPAKTGREKLPVLVYFYGGGFVAGDGSEPRYDGESMARRGIVAVTVNYRLGVFGFLAHPELTKESPHHASGNYGFLDQSAALRWVQQNIAAFGGDPKQVTIAGESAGSMSVSAQMASPLSKALFARAIGESGSMLNTSFGPVPLAEAEQTGVAFATSLGAGSLAALRALPAQQLLEATGKPGTARFAPTLDGYFFTKMPTATFVASEQARVPLLVGWNSQEMGYQALLGQDQPTVANYTKTLQKLYGDQAAAAQKAYPATTDAEVEQAATDLAGDRFIAYSTWKWAEMQQQTGGQPVYRYLYARPRPAMTPEMGNATAGLAGGVVKQAADAPKAPPAKGAVHSAEIEYALGNLSTNKVYAWTPDDRQVSNTLQTYFANFIKTGNPNGAGLPTWPQASSGQVLRIDVKTQAEPDKTRPRYLFMEQQRSR; from the coding sequence ATGAAGCTATTCGTTTTCGCGGCCCTACTGGCGGTGCCGCTGGTGCCAGCCACTGCCATAGCGCAAACCAAAACGGCCCCTGCCACCGACCTCACCCGCAACCGGGTGCAAACGGCCAACGGGCCGCTGGAAGGCGCCACAGCAGCCAGCGGCATCCACGAGTTTAAGGGCGTGCCGTTTGCGGCGCCGCCCATAGGCGGACTGCGCTGGCGCGAGCCGCAGCCCGTGAAAAACTGGACTACCGTACGTTCTGCCAAGCAGTTCGGCCCGCGCGCCATGCAGCTCCCCCTATTTGGCGACATGAATTTCCGCTCTGACGGTGTGAGCGAGGACTGTCTTTACCTGAACGTGTGGACCCCCGCCAAAACGGGCCGCGAAAAGCTGCCGGTACTGGTGTATTTCTACGGTGGCGGCTTTGTGGCCGGCGACGGCTCGGAGCCGCGTTACGACGGCGAGAGCATGGCACGGCGCGGCATCGTGGCCGTCACGGTCAACTACAGACTGGGCGTATTCGGCTTCCTGGCCCACCCCGAGTTGACCAAAGAGTCGCCCCACCATGCCTCCGGCAACTACGGCTTTCTGGACCAGAGTGCGGCCCTGCGCTGGGTGCAGCAAAACATTGCGGCCTTCGGCGGCGACCCAAAGCAAGTGACTATTGCCGGGGAGTCGGCCGGGTCGATGTCGGTGAGTGCGCAGATGGCCTCGCCGCTGTCTAAAGCATTGTTTGCGCGGGCTATTGGCGAGAGTGGCTCCATGCTGAACACGAGTTTCGGGCCTGTGCCTTTGGCCGAAGCTGAGCAAACCGGGGTAGCCTTTGCTACCAGCCTGGGCGCTGGTTCGTTGGCCGCGCTGCGCGCGCTGCCGGCCCAGCAACTGCTAGAGGCTACCGGCAAGCCGGGAACGGCCCGCTTCGCGCCTACCCTCGATGGCTACTTTTTTACGAAGATGCCCACGGCCACGTTTGTCGCAAGCGAGCAGGCGCGTGTGCCGCTGCTGGTAGGTTGGAACTCGCAGGAAATGGGCTACCAGGCGCTGCTGGGTCAGGATCAGCCCACGGTGGCCAATTACACCAAAACCTTGCAGAAGCTCTACGGCGACCAGGCTGCTGCCGCGCAAAAAGCCTACCCTGCTACCACCGACGCCGAAGTGGAGCAGGCCGCTACTGACTTGGCCGGCGACCGGTTCATTGCCTATAGCACTTGGAAGTGGGCCGAAATGCAGCAGCAAACCGGTGGCCAGCCCGTCTACCGCTACCTCTATGCGCGTCCCCGCCCCGCCATGACGCCCGAAATGGGCAACGCCACCGCCGGCTTGGCTGGAGGCGTGGTAAAGCAAGCTGCTGATGCTCCCAAGGCGCCCCCAGCAAAAGGAGCAGTGCACTCTGCCGAAATAGAATACGCCCTCGGCAACCTGAGCACCAACAAAGTATACGCCTGGACTCCGGATGACCGCCAAGTGTCCAACACATTGCAAACGTACTTTGCCAACTTCATCAAAACTGGCAACCCCAACGGGGCCGGACTGCCCACCTGGCCTCAGGCCAGCAGCGGGCAGGTACTGCGCATTGATGTGAAAACGCAGGCCGAACCTGATAAAACCCGCCCGCGCTACTTGTTTATGGAACAGCAAAGAAGCAGATAA
- a CDS encoding GAF domain-containing protein, which yields MLSSADLIPADDEARLRALVPFQELLALPDVVFDAFIELIALAFNAPVAMLSFVDADSVWMKALYGLSEPRRVPRTQSLCSITILHEGTTVVHDLSTAVLPTPISDLLNEMLHLRFYAGHPLQTPQGYNIGVLGIAGRAARAFDEDQQQRLCKLASVAIQLLQLRLILPHSKAKPSPAWIFFHDELTQCIVQLEAGSTGTRLEQIDLIAELLQRDLNYINQTLRT from the coding sequence ATGCTTTCCTCCGCTGATCTGATTCCTGCCGATGATGAGGCTCGGCTACGGGCGCTGGTGCCTTTTCAGGAGTTGCTGGCGCTACCCGATGTGGTCTTCGATGCATTTATTGAGCTTATTGCCTTAGCGTTCAATGCGCCGGTTGCCATGCTGTCGTTTGTGGATGCCGACTCGGTGTGGATGAAGGCGCTGTATGGTCTATCGGAGCCCCGGCGGGTGCCCCGTACGCAGAGCCTATGCTCTATTACCATTCTGCACGAGGGAACCACTGTCGTACACGATTTAAGCACCGCAGTGCTACCTACTCCCATAAGCGACCTGCTCAACGAGATGCTGCACCTGCGTTTCTACGCTGGGCACCCGCTGCAAACACCGCAGGGCTACAACATTGGTGTGCTAGGCATTGCCGGGCGCGCAGCCCGCGCTTTCGATGAAGACCAGCAGCAGCGGCTGTGTAAGTTGGCTTCAGTAGCCATCCAATTGCTACAGTTGCGGCTTATTCTACCCCATAGCAAGGCCAAACCTTCGCCGGCCTGGATTTTTTTCCATGATGAGCTAACGCAGTGCATCGTGCAGTTGGAGGCTGGTAGCACAGGCACCCGCCTAGAGCAAATTGATCTAATTGCTGAGCTATTGCAGCGCGACCTGAACTACATAAACCAGACATTGCGCACATGA
- a CDS encoding cupin domain-containing protein, whose translation MSEKRYFRQQAPFRVPTTDGKLIEEHIGLASTHTPQYSVAHMVAPPHWSEPHQTPAFDEITLIVRGRKRFEVDGDVLELGAGESLLIQAGARVRYSNPFAEECEYWSICVPAFSPDTVNREAE comes from the coding sequence ATGTCCGAAAAGCGCTACTTCCGCCAGCAGGCTCCCTTCCGGGTGCCCACCACCGATGGCAAGCTCATCGAAGAGCATATTGGCCTGGCCAGCACGCACACGCCGCAGTACAGCGTGGCCCACATGGTGGCCCCACCGCATTGGAGCGAGCCGCATCAAACGCCGGCCTTCGATGAGATTACGCTGATTGTCAGGGGGCGCAAGCGCTTCGAGGTGGATGGCGACGTGCTGGAACTGGGTGCGGGCGAGTCGCTCCTGATACAGGCGGGCGCCCGGGTGCGCTACTCCAATCCGTTTGCGGAGGAGTGCGAGTATTGGTCTATTTGCGTGCCGGCCTTCAGCCCTGATACGGTGAACCGGGAAGCGGAGTAA
- a CDS encoding Kazal-type serine protease inhibitor domain-containing protein, protein MLSKFFFACLLLSSAACNRATPPTSATACIDPAKIRKDAMCPMNYDPVCGCDGKTYSNSCAADNAGVTSYTRGACADTTSK, encoded by the coding sequence ATGCTTTCTAAATTCTTTTTTGCCTGCCTGCTGCTGAGCAGCGCTGCCTGCAACCGCGCTACTCCGCCTACCTCGGCTACGGCCTGCATCGATCCGGCTAAAATCCGCAAGGATGCCATGTGCCCCATGAACTATGACCCCGTGTGTGGCTGCGACGGCAAAACGTACTCCAACAGCTGCGCCGCCGACAATGCCGGCGTGACGAGCTACACCCGCGGCGCCTGCGCGGACACTACATCCAAATAA
- a CDS encoding YtxH domain-containing protein, whose product MSYQEEDNTGKILLAALAGAAAGIVTGLLIAPEKGKETRENLKSAATKYSGQLGEQLSKYGEELDSKFKGYVEKLEDLGIGEVGSSLNLKGNWDEAKGKLKQQYAQLTDEDLEYADGKGDELVGRLQQKLGKGKKEIVKLLNDL is encoded by the coding sequence ATGTCCTATCAAGAAGAAGACAACACGGGTAAAATCCTTCTCGCTGCTCTTGCTGGTGCAGCCGCTGGTATCGTAACTGGTCTGCTCATTGCACCCGAAAAAGGTAAAGAAACCCGCGAAAACCTGAAAAGCGCCGCCACCAAATACAGCGGTCAGCTAGGTGAACAGTTGTCGAAATATGGCGAAGAGCTGGATTCTAAGTTCAAAGGCTACGTTGAGAAACTAGAAGATCTGGGTATCGGCGAAGTAGGCAGCAGCCTGAATCTAAAAGGCAACTGGGACGAAGCGAAAGGCAAGCTGAAGCAGCAATACGCACAGCTCACCGACGAAGACCTGGAGTATGCCGATGGCAAAGGCGACGAGCTAGTAGGCCGCTTGCAGCAGAAACTGGGCAAAGGCAAAAAAGAAATCGTAAAGCTGCTCAACGACCTGTAG
- a CDS encoding YtxH domain-containing protein, with product MKDNKDNAGKIILSLLIGATAGAVAGLLLAPEAGEETRANLKKSAAKLGEDVNKLLQKGQESIDQAKTNAAGLVEQGRTAANDALASLSAEAQGLAGKATDLAHQATEQAKKVADEVSSKAQALAGTATDKAQAAADTVTGQAKGLVDQAKDVADKVTGQAKDLAGSAADKGEDVAEQAETELNSATAEAKHIVDHAKTATINKPAGPQPTPKVDPIEAKAHHNANTNGDVA from the coding sequence ATGAAGGACAATAAAGACAACGCCGGTAAAATTATCCTCTCCCTGCTCATTGGCGCTACTGCTGGCGCTGTAGCTGGCTTGCTGCTGGCACCCGAAGCAGGCGAAGAAACCCGCGCTAACTTGAAGAAGTCGGCCGCCAAGCTTGGCGAAGACGTAAACAAGCTGCTGCAAAAAGGTCAGGAAAGCATCGACCAAGCCAAGACCAATGCTGCTGGTCTAGTAGAGCAGGGTCGGACTGCTGCTAACGACGCCTTGGCTTCGCTGTCGGCGGAGGCGCAGGGCTTGGCTGGCAAAGCCACTGACCTAGCCCACCAGGCTACCGAGCAAGCTAAAAAGGTAGCCGACGAGGTAAGCAGCAAAGCGCAAGCGCTGGCTGGTACTGCCACTGACAAAGCGCAGGCGGCTGCTGATACTGTAACTGGACAAGCAAAGGGTTTGGTTGACCAAGCGAAAGATGTAGCCGACAAAGTAACTGGCCAAGCAAAGGACCTGGCCGGATCCGCGGCCGATAAAGGTGAAGACGTAGCCGAGCAGGCTGAAACAGAACTGAACAGCGCTACGGCCGAGGCAAAGCACATTGTAGACCACGCAAAGACGGCTACAATTAACAAACCCGCAGGACCACAGCCTACCCCCAAAGTAGACCCCATAGAAGCCAAAGCGCATCATAACGCCAACACAAACGGTGACGTAGCGTAA
- the lysS gene encoding lysine--tRNA ligase: MHHLSEQELIRRQKLDELHKLGIEPYPSELFDVNFYAQEIHDNYHPELNNFQEVRLAGRLMSIRVKGKASFAELQDASGRIQLYVNRDEICPGEDKELYNTVFKKLLDLGDFVGVEGYVFKTMVGETSVHVKNFKLLSKALRPLPVVKERVDEATGEKVTYDAFTDPEQRYRQRYVDLVVNPHVRDAFVKRTQLVQAMRNYLNDKGYLEVETPILQPLYGGAAARPFKTHHNTLDMTLYLRIANELYLKRLIVGGFDGVYEFSKDFRNEGMSRFHNPEFTQMELYVAYKDYYWMMDLVEEMVERVALALHGKTEVQVGENVINFQRPWKRFTMAEAIEHYTGFSIDGKNEEELRAAAKDLKVGLDPSMGKAKIIDEIFGEHVEPKLIQPTFITDYPVEMSPLAKKHRDKPGLVERFEAICNGKEICNAFSELNDPIDQRARFEEQLELGKRGDTEAMVLDEDFLRALEYGMPPTAGLGIGIDRLSMIMTNSTSIQDVLFFPQMKPEYTKSENAPHPEA, encoded by the coding sequence ATGCATCATCTTAGCGAACAGGAGCTGATTCGTCGCCAGAAGCTGGACGAACTACACAAGCTCGGCATCGAGCCGTATCCATCGGAGCTGTTTGACGTGAACTTCTACGCCCAGGAAATTCACGATAACTACCACCCCGAGCTGAACAACTTCCAGGAGGTACGCCTGGCTGGCCGCCTGATGTCGATTCGGGTGAAGGGCAAGGCCTCGTTTGCCGAGTTGCAGGACGCCTCCGGCCGCATTCAGCTCTACGTGAATCGCGACGAAATCTGCCCCGGCGAGGACAAGGAGCTGTACAATACCGTCTTTAAGAAACTGCTTGACCTAGGCGACTTCGTGGGGGTAGAAGGCTACGTGTTCAAAACGATGGTGGGCGAAACCTCAGTACACGTGAAGAACTTCAAGCTGCTGAGCAAAGCCTTGCGCCCTCTACCTGTAGTGAAAGAGCGCGTAGACGAGGCTACCGGCGAAAAAGTAACTTACGACGCCTTTACGGACCCTGAGCAGCGCTACCGCCAGCGCTATGTAGACTTGGTGGTGAACCCGCACGTGCGCGACGCTTTTGTGAAGCGTACGCAACTGGTGCAAGCCATGCGCAACTACCTCAACGACAAAGGCTACCTGGAGGTGGAAACACCCATCCTGCAGCCCTTGTACGGTGGTGCCGCCGCGCGTCCCTTCAAAACGCACCACAACACGCTGGACATGACGCTCTACCTGCGCATTGCCAACGAGCTATACCTGAAACGCCTAATTGTGGGTGGTTTCGATGGGGTGTATGAGTTCTCGAAGGACTTCCGCAATGAGGGCATGTCGCGCTTCCACAACCCCGAGTTCACCCAGATGGAGCTGTACGTAGCGTACAAGGACTACTACTGGATGATGGACCTGGTAGAGGAAATGGTGGAACGCGTGGCGTTGGCTCTGCACGGCAAAACCGAAGTGCAGGTAGGCGAAAACGTTATCAACTTCCAGCGCCCCTGGAAGCGCTTCACGATGGCCGAAGCCATTGAGCATTACACCGGCTTCAGCATTGATGGCAAGAACGAAGAAGAGCTGCGCGCTGCTGCCAAGGACCTGAAAGTAGGGCTGGACCCCAGCATGGGCAAAGCCAAAATCATTGATGAGATTTTTGGAGAGCACGTAGAGCCGAAGCTGATTCAGCCTACCTTCATCACCGATTACCCTGTGGAGATGTCGCCGCTGGCGAAGAAGCACCGCGACAAGCCGGGCTTGGTAGAGCGCTTCGAGGCTATTTGCAATGGCAAAGAAATCTGCAACGCCTTCTCCGAGTTGAATGACCCCATTGACCAGCGTGCCCGCTTTGAGGAACAGCTGGAGTTAGGCAAGCGCGGCGACACTGAAGCCATGGTGCTCGACGAGGACTTCCTCCGGGCCCTAGAGTATGGCATGCCACCCACGGCCGGCCTGGGCATCGGCATCGACCGTCTGAGCATGATTATGACGAACTCTACATCTATCCAAGATGTGCTGTTTTTCCCGCAGATGAAGCCGGAGTACACTAAATCGGAAAATGCTCCGCACCCGGAGGCGTAA